From Clarias gariepinus isolate MV-2021 ecotype Netherlands chromosome 18, CGAR_prim_01v2, whole genome shotgun sequence:
aaataaaattttttgcaAACTGTGCAGGTTCTTGATTTACTGTGTTCTTCTGACATGCAGTAACCTTGAATGTGTGATGAGCGCTTAGGAAGACGAGTGATCCTCTCTTGTGGTTTTAAGACTACAgctactaaagaaaaaaaagttaagaaagCAGGAAAGCATGCACAAATCTGTTCAAATGGAAGAATCGGTTTTTGTCTGATTCTTTCCAGCATTGTTAAGAAATTTAATGAACAATCAATATTCATACAAATTTCATCTCTCATAAATTTCATACTGATTTCCCTGATTtccttttgattctgtaaaactgctttgcgatAATAACTGTTGTTAAAAGTGCACTTTTTGAatcaatatataaaatttattgattgattgaaagATTTCATCCTTATTTgtcctgtactgtacagtttgtGCTCTTAAACGGTGTCTTTTCGGTGGGGTTCAGACATCAGATATGAACAGGGGAATTCTGTccagatacagtacatgatgaaatgagtgtgtttgtgtctttcAGTTTTTCTCGTACCCATGTCTGTGAGCTTGTTCACGTATGTGTTTTCATGCTATGTGTAATATCCTTACTCCTTATTTCTGAAGTAATGTTAATGAAGACTTTTCTCAGGACGAGAGAGATGATTGAGAATTCCAAATGTGTTGAAGAATCCTTAACATTCTGGAAAGTCAAAGgccacattctcacacacatgcacacattttgtctgttgttttataaaGTCGTCAGCTTAACAGGTCTGCGCATGTGCTTTTCCGTTTTTACACACCTTCATACCGATTACACAGGAAACCGAAGCCACAATGATATGTGGTTTGCCTCCAGTGTGGCACTTTCCTTTCACAGTAACTTGGtggatataaaaatatgaatctgGTTTAGGCGCACTATATAAAAACATGTCTAGATCTGCaaggtgataaataaatgttcTAATCTACTGACTGGATGATTCATAGTAGTGAATATATCCTCAAGCCATGAAATACCGTAACCATGTATTTAAATATGCTGTTCATATTAGGGTTATGAATAGGTATTAATTAACCATTTAGTGTTGATTACTGTTGTATCTACTGTATGATTTCTAAATACTTTTCTGAATATATATCACATgtaaatctactgtacatgtatactGTAGTGCATCGTTTTAATGAAATCCCATAAACAGTGCATACTGTACAAGATGTATATTATAAGATACATTATAGTAGATGTAAGTGCATATAGCTTAAACCATGCCAACATACAGTGGAGTTAAAAATTCTCAGTCCAATTATATATagggaaataaatatatatttatatatataaaatatatttatatatataaaatatatttatatatatatatatatatattaaatatttttatatattattatttatttatattttataaaaatattaataaataataataataataataaataacaaaaaatgaaaaaaatatctatatataaacTGAAAGGTTAATAAACTATTTACATGAAAATGTGTGATTATTAACAATGTTGACATCTTTCGCAACAAAAATAACATTGAAGCACTGGTTTTAACAACATGCTGATGGTTTTCGTTTAAAAATCTTGGATTGtcatattttatacaaacttgcAAGCTCAGCTGTATGATACTACACTGTAATGTGGTCAGGGGTAGCAGGAGTTGGGGTCAAAGCAGAATAATAGAACTCAGTTTAAGAgtaactccctttatttctttatacaatTCCaaagcacttatcccagagtttcactagtgcttggataccatcacaAAGGAAAATTTTCCGGGAGCCTGTGTCACATCtggaacgctggcctcccaggaacttctttaattccccaaacatgtgaaaatggctttgagcaaggtcaagactgtactttggtatttatttggtgaatgattgtgtgtacagttcccacagacatgtgtctctttggcaattttcaagaatcaggcgTTCCATAACCTGCAGTGGGCCCCGAGCCACCTCCAATAGGATTCATTCATGGACATCATACTGCATcgaagagtctcatcaccatactgtgtgCTTCTCGAAATGTCTGCATGTTGAGTTAGGACAATAAATCTATCCTGTTATACAAGCGGCACATCGGCTACTttaaaatatatccaagttttatttctatagtgtTGTCCTTTGAGAGAatatactaaaatgtttgctgaaattagaggggtgtactcacttttgtgagtggGTGTAAGTGGAACGATTCGAACATAAAGTCGAATCTTAAGCACAAAATAACTGACGTACCACtgaatttattatataaagatATTATTAAGGTAGCAGCCAGTATTCCATGTGATCCTGAAATCCAAGTGATCCaggtgttacagtgttacagaaCCACAGCACATTGTATGATATACAACAGCTCACAATGGCACCACCTACTGTACTGCTAAGTCtaaagctttttatttcatcCTAAAGTCAaaccctttttttgttgtttttcagacCCGAGTTTGCAGGTTGAACTTTGATCAAAAGTGTTAGACCTAAAATGGAGTCGGGTTCGTGTAGAATGAATCTCGTCCTCTTCATCTCACTACTGTGTATCCCAGCCTGCTATGGGGTTCCAGCAGGTAAGATGTTACTAGCCAGGTTGTTCGGACAAAGGTAGGACAAGTACACAATTTAAGGTCATAATTAtctaaaaatgtcattttgctGATCTCTTACTGATATTTATGGATTTCCGGGCCTGTCCAAAAGTATTGGATCAACCAGGCAGATTATTTCTGTTAAATATGGgatgagtttttattattttcatttagatgttttattacattatgtTGTATTAAACAAATGATATAAATCATACCATATTTTGTGTCAGACCACTTAAATATTAGACGAGCAAAAGTATTGGAATAgtttaatcaattaaacaactATAATTAGTTGGTTTTCCatttggtgtttgttttttggggggtttctCATTTCCTCCTCGTCAGGAAGTGAAATGCTGCTGACCTTGGGAAATGTCTGGTGATTGACTTAGCCAGTCTGTTTTGGGTCAGCTTCATTTCTCCTGTTTAAACAggacatgtttgtgttttgtaaatatactgtagtaactCCTGTAAAATACGAAACAATATTTTTGTAGACTTTGAAATGCACTTTGCTCATACCTTCATAAGTTAAAGATTAAAGATTAGtacgatggcttagtggttagcattgtcgccttgcacctccagggtctgggtttgattcccacctcggtaCCCCACAAGGTGCTCTGGatttctcccacagtccgaagacatgcagattaggtcaaCTGCCGTTCCCGAATGgcccactctgtgtgtgtgtgtgtgtgccctgagatgaaTTGGCACTCTTTTCAGGGTGTATGCcgctttgtgccctaagtctcttagGATAGGGTCCagaccccctgtgaccctgtacacaggataaaaagGTACAGACGATGAGGTCATAAGTTGTGGATTATTAGCAGatcctttcttttccttttgcgTTTTGATTGCAACCTGGATGAGTTCACGTCTTGTGGTGCGAATGCTATATTTTTGATCTCAAGTCTTCTTCAAGCATTGGATTGTGATATAGTACTTCCCCCCTGCCATGTCGATGGATGTTGCTGGTGATGTCACAGCTGACATCACAATGATTCTGTTGTCAATTGTTGCagttttcatatatatatatatatatatatatatatgaaaactGCAACAATTGCAGTTTATATATGAAAACTGCAACTAAAGACATTTGGTTTTAAGGATAgatcagaatatatatatattctgatcTATCCTTAAAACCAAATGTCTTTAGTGTATAGCATAAACAAAAGAATTACATTttgtgttccaatacttttgaagAGGAGTGGTTCTATGTCTTTTAATAGTTACTGATTGccagaaatgtttttacaaaacgCTTTAAATGTGCATATCTGATACAAaacatgttcaagtcaaactgggactgatcaaatttcttgtgaatgaaggcatagaactgattgacatttgcacagtacggTCATGGGGCTCTTAggtaaagtagtttttaaagaaacccgtacgtccatgaatgacgatcaCGGACAGTCAGCAAATAGAACAGCTGATCCTAAAAAATTGACGCAttacttgtcaccaacttgcagaagagacgcatctgacATCTGAAAGAGGAGGCCACCATTTTGGACACGAAGCCGGCAGTCCAATCGTGGCTCTGGCGTACttagaaaaccttctaccttcgtggtatccaagcactagtgaatcaCTAGTGTATTATAGTGGATTATACGGTGAAATAAAGATTTTACTCTTATAATTGTCTTCTGTtactctgcacaatcaaaagtcccagtttggcttgaacgcccctcatgcATGTAGAGGTATTTTTTGATAAATAGATAACTTttgataaatagataaatatatttcaTGAACTAATTTCATTCATGGCATTTCAGCGCCACTGTTCCTAAGAAGATCTGAAGCTAGCCAGATGTTGCTGCATCGCTATCGGCGTGCCAACTCATTCATGGAGGAGCTGAGACTAGGAAATCTGGAGAGGGAGTGTGTGGAGGAGAAATGCTCGTACGAGGAGGCCAAGGAGATCTTTCCAGGGCCTGAGCAATTGGTGGGCTAAGCTTATATAATCAACCCTGCTGATAGCTTGGCATGGGAGGCTCACAGCTTGACCCCTTCAGCCTGTGTTTTTGCAGCTGCTAGCTAGCCAGACCAAGCAAAGGAATTTTCCAGGCCATGTCTTGTGTAGCATAACACCACTGAAACTAAAGGAATTgagtaaaatatgttaaatgtttttaaattagtttggcttttttttttcaggaggaGTTCTGGAAGAAGTACGTAGGTACTGTAGTACATTACCTGTTAGGAAAAGTTCATAAAATGAGATCTACATGTGTCGGCTTTGAATTGGACTGGCTCTGTTATCATTTCTGCAGAAGTGGACCACTGTCAACCTGAAACATGTGCCAACGGGTCCACTTGTGTCAGTCAGGGGAACACTTATATCTGTATATGTCCACCTAAATTCCAGGGACGACATTGCGACAAAGGTAACACAGTACAAACAAATCACGTCTGTACTGACTGCCAGGTACTTTACATCAAAACTCATAACAGTGTCGTCGGTGACCCGACAGAAACGCTTCCGCAGACTTTTTACGACTGTCTGTATAAGAACGGAGGGTGTGATCacttctgcacagagacagAAGATTCAGTCCATCCGTGTCACTGTGCTACTGGTTACAAATTGGCGCCTGATAACAGATCCTGTGTGTCGCAAGGTGGGTTTTGGTGTCATTGAAATGAGGATATATGAGGATATGGTGTGTAAATCCTCTATATCATCTGACCCAATAGCAATAACAGTTTTAAAGTAaccatattattaattttttccttaGTACCCTTTCCATGTGGAAAACCGGTGGTACAATTTGGGCCTAGGATTGTTAAAGGACAAGTGTGCCCTAAAGGACAGTGTCCTTGGCAGGTAAGTGGTTTGATTTTGGATactcaaaagaaaaaagtttgaaTAGTCTTGAAATTTTAAAGGAAGGTTTTTGTCacggcagcacagtggtgtagttgttagcactgtcgccttgcacctccagggtccgggttcgattcccggccaggtttgattcatgtctctgtgtgcatgggtttgcatgttctccccgtgcttggtgggtttcctcctacaggttaggctaattgacgtttccaaattgcctatagtgtgtgtgtgtgtgtgccctgcgatggattggcaccctgtccagggtgtgtaccctgccttgtgtcctaagcctaaggtccccacgaccctgaatacagaataaagcggtatagaagatgagtgagtgtaatTTTGTTGCCTGGGTCCAGGTTCTACTgcctggggtctgtgtgtgcatgaagtttgcatgttctccctatgcttggtgggtttcctccgggtactctggtttcctcccacagtccaaagacatgcagattgggctaattggcgttccaaattgtccagtgtgtgaataagaaagtaagtgtatgtgtactgtatgcgtGGTGCCtggtaatggattggcacccctcatgcccctgtgaccctgtatacaggatagagcagtatagacgatgagtgaatgagtgtgtgagtaaaaaAGTCCAAGTGCTCTATAAAAAGTTAAAGTACATCCTTTGGGTATTTCCATTCTCTGCTCTTTTATGTATTTAAGGCATTACTTATGTATGCTGGTGCGTATAAGTGTGGAGGAGTTATTCTAAACAATGAGTGGATCCTAACAGGAGCTCACTGCGTCTGGCAGTTAGACTCATCCCAACTACAAGTGACAGTAGGTAAGAATTTTCAAGAATATTAATAAACTACTCCTTCATAGATTTAGTTCGCTCTCTTTACATAGTAGAACATAGTACActatatggggaaaaaaaagtatttggtcaaacctGCAATTGTACAGACATGGTACCCAAATACatacacttcaatatggagttggtccttCTTTCGCAGCCAATGTATAACAGCTTACACTCTTAATGGAAgtctgtccacaagattttggagtgtttctgtgggaattcgtgtccattcattctgtaaagcATTTATAAGGTCAAgcgctgatgttggacgagaaggtccGGCTTGCAAtctcccaaaggtgctcgatggggttgagatcagggctctgtgttagggccagtcaagtttttccacaatgaactcatcaaaccatgtctttatagtgttTGCTTTGTGCATGgggacacagtcatgttggaatagaaaagggtcttccccaaactgttaccacaaagttggaagaTGAGCATTGTCCatgatgtcttggtatgctgaagcattaagactGGAGATAAAGGGTCTAATTGAAACACTTGATTCAACACTTACCAAGCTTGGCCAAATACagtacttttgtccatatagtgtatatcaGAGACTAACATTAACATCTTAATATTTCCTTCAGGTGAACACAACCTTGCTGTAATAGAGGACACGGAGCAGATTAGAAGTGTGTCCAAAGTATTAATCCATCCTCTCTATAACCACACGATCACTGATGCTGACATTGCACTTCTACGCCTGCACGAGAACATAACACTAGGCAAATACGTCATACCCATTTGCCTTCCTTCTGCACGAGGCACGTTTTTCCGCACACTAAGCACGGTGCGCAACTCTGTTGTGAGCGGCTGGGGCCGGCTCTCTCAGCACGGACCTCAGCCCGATGTGCTCCAGCGACTACAAGTACCCCGGGTGCCACTCGAGGAGTGCCGGGCGCACTCGGGTCTGAACCTGACCAACAACATGCTGTGTGCTGGCTTTAAGGAAGGAAAACGTGATTCCTGTCAAGGGGACAGTGGAGGGCCACTGGTCACCCAGTACAACAAAATATGGTTTTTGACTGGTATAGTGAGCTGGGGGAAAGGCTGTGCCCGCGCAGACATGTACGGCGTCTATACTCGTGTAGCAGTGTTTGTGGAGTGGATCATGAACACAATGGCTACAGAATAATTTGGGGGAAACTAGTGTATTAAAAGCAAcatcttaaaaaattaatttggtgATATAAAAATGAATGAGGATTGTACTGATAATTATCTTCAATGTAAAACATTGtactttcatatatatatatatatatatatatatatgaagaatTGTAAATTCCATTTGTACAatcactaataaaataaatgtagctaTTAGATACTTCACGCTTTTATATCGGACTTGTATTAGTGTTTACCTTGTGGTTAGCTTGATCAATTCTGCTTTTGAGCTTTAAAGTTTTACTCCTGGAGGCAGGCTTTTATGCTCTCATGTGGACAGTCTCCAGACTTTGGACTCTTCAGCCGTAGAGAGACGAAAAGTCTTACAGAACGTCAGCTACTATCCAAAATGCGACTCATATTTCTACTCTGTCTGGTCATGAGCTTATGTTGCTGCCACTTTGCTTCAGGTAAAAATGATCAAACTacaacacacagacagattagACAAATTGATTGAAACATACGGTATGTATCCAGAGTTACGGTAAGTGAGGTCCTCGTATCCGTGTATGCATGAAGGTTACCGTGCTCGCggttatttactttatatacacaaatatGCGAGTGTATTGTACATGGGCCCTTTCACGTTGTAGTGTTTATAAGGAGGAAGGTGGCTCACGGAGTCCTGACTCGTATAAAGCGGGCAAACTCTGGTTGGTTTGAGGAATTGAAGGTGGGCGATCTGGAGAGAGAGTGCATAGAGGAGACATGCTCTTATGAGGAGGCCAGGGAGGTGTTTGAACACACAGAAGCAACGGTcagtattttaaacacacatgcaaatgACGTAGCAGGATGTAGTGgttgttttaatgattttgagTATTTCGTTTGAAACCCAGTGAAATTCTTGTCATTTTGTGATCCTTAGAATATTATAAAGCTCAGACATTATTTGAAATTTctaatttattgtaaaaaaaaataaaatccaataaTTTAGCCATCAGTCATTTATACTCATGGATTGGATACATATTTATACTCATGGATTGTGCCGTATAGAGTACCATATCCGCTttacaatacaaaatatgatacatgatgaactgaattttcgTTCGTTTTAACCAACTACCCAAAgggttgttttcagttgtttcgatgaccaaatgaataataataaaaagctctttttttttaagagtccTACATTTTCATTCTCATATTCCGGTAATGgtaaaatttaccctttataaaagtaatgataacttttgtcctatccgaaaacccaaatacagtttgatgtctgaagcctccctgTTAACACACAATGGaaaggcttccatataagcacatatcttttgagttttaagggttaaatCTTACGtgataaaataatgaacaatCCTATCATGGTTTGTCTCCTGTCTTTTAACCCAATTGTTAGTGCACAACTGTAATCAGGCTGTACAAAGTGAAGGTTAATGCTAAATGCTTCGATCAGCTGGAATTTACTTGTtcaatatttacttttttttcactataGAATGAATTCTGGAACAACTACAATGGTAACGGTAAGGAACATTTCAAGAATGAAAATTCCATAACTttcaaataaatgctttttatgaATTGAgtttgaatagatttttttttgctcttttttttttttttttagttaaaaaccTCTGTCTCACAAACCCATGTGAGAACAATGGCACCTGCACACAGATGAAAGAATCATATGCATGCCTGTGTAAAGCAGGTTTTTACGGGCGAAACTGTGAGCATGGTAAAATCAACTTTTTCTTACTTACTCTATCAGGTActctgcaaaagtcttgagcatctagtcaagtcaagtcaagtcaaattttatttatagagcacAGGTTTAACACAATAGTAGTtgattcaaagtgctttacaatagaaatccaaagtgctttacaataGAAATCTAAATGAATCTAAATGAATCtattaaatctaattaaattatgcagattaaattaaagaaatggaagCAAATTTTTCACTTGCACCTAAAGGTGcaattaaaaaattggttgtttacagcaaccttatttcccctctcgtctgttccaaccactcagcattcaccATCACCACTAtattaatcaccggcctgataatctgccatcatctgcacctgtttctcactggttcatgccctAAGTTAAAAGGCACTATtgcttgaataattcataggACGCTAAGTGGCTTAACAAGCAAAACACATCCCtctaaaactgctcaggtacagggattgGACTGAAAATGGGagccaa
This genomic window contains:
- the LOC128506457 gene encoding coagulation factor VII-like, coding for MESGSCRMNLVLFISLLCIPACYGVPAAPLFLRRSEASQMLLHRYRRANSFMEELRLGNLERECVEEKCSYEEAKEIFPGPEQLEEFWKKYVEVDHCQPETCANGSTCVSQGNTYICICPPKFQGRHCDKETLPQTFYDCLYKNGGCDHFCTETEDSVHPCHCATGYKLAPDNRSCVSQVPFPCGKPVVQFGPRIVKGQVCPKGQCPWQALLMYAGAYKCGGVILNNEWILTGAHCVWQLDSSQLQVTVGEHNLAVIEDTEQIRSVSKVLIHPLYNHTITDADIALLRLHENITLGKYVIPICLPSARGTFFRTLSTVRNSVVSGWGRLSQHGPQPDVLQRLQVPRVPLEECRAHSGLNLTNNMLCAGFKEGKRDSCQGDSGGPLVTQYNKIWFLTGIVSWGKGCARADMYGVYTRVAVFVEWIMNTMATE